Sequence from the Pecten maximus chromosome 8, xPecMax1.1, whole genome shotgun sequence genome:
TGATGTAAAACAGTCTCTTCCTCGTCgttaataattgtttttaagaATTGTTCAcgttctgtttttgttttaccaTTTAAAACAAATGCAGCTACGGATTCAAAACAATCGACATTTCCAGATAGTGCAATGCCATGAAGGAAGTGATCTCCATTTCTGCTTTTTTGACCAGCGAGTTTAGGATATTCTTTGATCAAGTACAAACACATTTCTGTATTTCCGGTCACCGCAGCGTTGTGTAAAACAGTTTCAAATTCTGTTTCCACCGTAAGAGTCTCCATGAACCGTTCCATATCGGCTTTTGATCTACCTTTTAGAACTAATGCTTCTATTGCTTTAAAGCATTCTACTTTACCGTTTTTTGCAATCACATGGAGACAATGATGACCTATTTTGTCTTTTTGATTTAGCAATTGAGGATACTCTCGGATCAGATACAGACAAAAATCTGTCTTCCCAGTTTTACAGGCATGATGTAATACGGTTGTTCCATCTCGGGTTTGTAGATTTTTCATGAAATTCTCTTTTTCTGTTTTGGATTTGCCTTCTAAAACTAATGAAGCTATTGATTTAAAGCTCTCCGAATTGCCAGAAAGGGCAACGAAATGGAGGCAGTGATTACCGTGATTGTCCTTTTTACACAAAGTTGCAGGATATTCTTTAATAAGGTACAAACACATCTCCAGCTGTCCTGAAAGACACGCAAAATGTAAAACAGTTTTACCTGCTTTGTTTACTAGTGATGTTATGTACTGTTCACGCTCATTTTCCTCCAGAAGTAAGGCCACTACTGATTTGAAACATTCTACGTTTCCAGTAGATGAAATTAGATGGAGGCAATGATCACCTCTATCATTTCTTAGCAAAAGCAAAGACCGACACGAGGAAGATAGTTTTACACAAAGGTCTTCATTTCCAAAAAAGCACGCCCAGTGTAAAATAGTGTTACCATCTTCATCTATCAGCGATTCCTTCATGTCGTCATGACAAATACGTTTTATAACGCTTTCAATGTCTTTCTCTGTAAGGAGGACGAAATCACAACATAATGCCATAAGCAACAGACCATGACTTCCTAATTTATCTTTTTGTGTTAACAGACTGGGATGTTCCTTCAGGAGATATATGATCATGTTTCTGTTTAACGAACTAAATGCACTGTGTAGAACGGTAGAACCGTTTCCATCTGTCAGTGATTTTAAGGACAACTGTTTGTACCCATCACTCTGACAATCTCGACTTAATAAGTTGACTACTACCTTAAAACATTCTATGGCTCCATTTTCTGCGATTATGTGTAGCAAATGTCTGTCTAGTAGGGGTTCCTTATATGCTAGCAAGAATGGAAATAGATCTAAAAGATATGCGCATATCCTATATCGATCATAAAGGCATGTCAGAATTAAAATATGACACTTTTCGGCGTCAGTAAGTGGATGCATTGATGCAGCTATCATCTGCATTAGCTTGACCTCCCCACCAACTGCGGCACAACAACATGAACTAAAATCAGGCTGAATCTTTAGTGTAAAAAGATGTGTCGCGCATTCAACGCTTCCTTCTGATAATGCTACATCAAATGCAAATTTCGTATGGTTGGATATATCATCTTTCTTGAACTTTTCAAGTAAGTTACAAAGAAgtaaaaatgaattcattttcGCGGCATATACCAGAAAAGAACTAGGGGTATCTTTTGAAATATACCCAGGAGGAATAAAATTGACATCCTCTCGGTCCGAAGGTAAGATCAACGGCACGTCTGTTTCCCATCTAATAAAGTATTCTTCTGGGgaatatttgtttgatttgaacCAACTAAAAAATCCCGTGAGAAATTCTTCGTCATTCCATGGTGACATTGAGGCTACCGTTATGTAACTTGAGTGTTGTTTTGTTTCCAGTTCTCGCAAAATACGTTGGTAAGCGATTTCATATACACTTTCATCTATCACTACCTTACACAAAGTATTTTTACTTTGATGTGTTGCTAGGTAATGCAAACAACTGCTTGGGCAGTTCTTTAGGAACCCCGTTGGTGTCGCTTCCCCATAGAGAATAGCGACGGTATCTTGTATTGAGTCATGGAAGAACGTAAAGATACCTTTCGCTTTATGTACAAATGAACCACATAAGACATCAAGGCCTCTCTGCAGACATCGAATTTGCGTTACAGGTGAATCATTATCATTGTATGAATCAGGAAAGACGTGAGCAGAGATTCTGAATACACGCTCTATCCCTTCTTTGTCAAAATGTGTATTTTCAAAATCCAGCCTTTCGGTTGAGACAGGTTCTGTAGATAACAGAAGATACAACAGCGCTGTTTGTTTCGCTCTGTTAAACTTCTCCCTGATTACCATCCTAAGGCTTTGTAATGGTCTTCTGAAATACGTTACTCTTTCTGAATGCAACTCTGGAGTTATTTTGAAGATACGACAACATTCAGGAAACCCGATCGGTGGTGACACGTCAATGATCTGATTGACCTCACTTTCTGTGAATGgttcaaaattatttatttttgatgtatATAAACTGAGCAAAGCTGCCCTCTCTTCCTCTAAAATGTAATCAGGAGAGCTGAGATCAATGACATTTTCCTCATCAAACAGTGACAGACACACGAACTTAGATTtgtattcatgatatatgtCATTTCTTACTGTGATAACCAAGTAGTTTGCCGATTCCTTTCCGTGTACGATTGGTTTGATCATCTCAGCATGCTGTTGCCACCATGCCAAATTTTGTGTATCATCAGAACTATAGCCTAACACATCATCCAACAAAATGGTGAGATTTGAATTTGCTGAAATTACCTTATCCCAGCTCTGAAGGTTTGGAAGGCGGAGAGGCTTCTTGCCATTAAACATGTGGTTTTCCGTGGAAAGTTGAAGCCAGTCTAATAATTCAATGGCTAAGCGGGTCTTACCTGCACCAGAGTCTCCCCTTATAACCACAAACCGTTTCTCTTTGATTTTATCTTTAGCAACTGCAAATGCCTTCGTCGTTACAAACTGAGATGAACTTCGTTGTTCCCGAATCCAGTTCTCCGTCTGACCTGAAATGTAATGATAATATCAGTTTAATCTGCTTAAGCATACTTGTTTTGCTATCCTTTTCTTTTCCCATCCTCGGTATATTGAgaataaaattaatgttttatgcGTTAGAAATAACCATTTACGGTGATTTTTTTGTCAATCAAAGTCTAACGAATTGATATAGATAATTTTATCAAATCGGTAATGCATTGTATatagattgaaaaaaaaagaaatattaaaacatgattttgtgaaaaaaagatgactttttaagacaaattttGTACATTAGAAAATGATAATTCATTTGTCAGAAAGTAGTAAGATGACAGAATACCATCTCCAAAATGCAGTGGCATTAGCTTCCACTTCTACATGTTTTAGCGTTTAAAAACTACACCGCTATCAAAGACTTTAAACGTCAGCCTTGTTTTCTGATAGATCACTGTGGTCTGTGCTTCTCCATTATCAAAGTTGGAATTAAGGGTTGGATGACATTGTTGGCATTCCGATGGTTATCCCCAATATAAGTTTTAGTGTTGTTTGTAAATACCTTGACGTTAGGTGGTAATGATATAATATGAAATCAAGATCAGGCCAGTGATAACTGACACCAATCCTTTACCTCTAATGAAGCGTTCATGCAGAATATGttgaattattgtttcattaatttttaACGTCACTGATAAAAGAAGTGTACGTAGATAGTTTAAGAAGGACATAATTTGCTAATATAATCAGTATTTCACATCTAATGTCATATGGTATATTATTTAAAGATAATGAAAGCCTACAAAAATACAGTCACTCGGGTTCTCAAATAACTCAATATGAAATGGTCATTTAATAACTATTCGCCGGTTTGTATGTTTCCTATGATAACTGGAGTACTTTCGAATTCTTTGGAATCCTATCTGTTGACAATCAATGTATATGCATTATGCAATACAAGTAAAACCTCGCTTCGACTTGAATAATTCGAATACGCATGCGTGACAATTTCTTCGTAAACATACTGATTATTGCCAAGTTCGTATAGATGTGATCAATTGAATGTTCATATATATGCATAGCAGCCCTGGCTGCGAGATAAACCGCAACTTAAACGACAACACTGATGCTGATCAAGATCTTAGAATTAGTTGCAACAGTATTAGTATTATCCTAATAGTGTGCGGTATACAAACACTTCGGGGGGAAGAACTTAGATCGTCCACAGATAGGGTGCGACGGCAGTAAGACGAAGAAAACACAGAGATGAAAGTGTTTGTCACATATCACGTATTGTTAAGATCAAAGAACATCAACCTACGTTATACTTGGCATAATATTAAGATGGCTATTCTCTACGCCAAAAAGCAGTGTTATGGAACTCTAAAATGATCAATACTTAGGCTAAAAATATACCCTTTTACACTTAACAT
This genomic interval carries:
- the LOC117332911 gene encoding uncharacterized protein LOC117332911, translating into MMKDLCGISTRQKEIMKQQEEMLMSSVKKNENADLTEQRNIIGQTENWIREQRSSSQFVTTKAFAVAKDKIKEKRFVVIRGDSGAGKTRLAIELLDWLQLSTENHMFNGKKPLRLPNLQSWDKVISANSNLTILLDDVLGYSSDDTQNLAWWQQHAEMIKPIVHGKESANYLVITVRNDIYHEYKSKFVCLSLFDEENVIDLSSPDYILEEERAALLSLYTSKINNFEPFTESEVNQIIDVSPPIGFPECCRIFKITPELHSERVTYFRRPLQSLRMVIREKFNRAKQTALLYLLLSTEPVSTERLDFENTHFDKEGIERVFRISAHVFPDSYNDNDSPVTQIRCLQRGLDVLCGSFVHKAKGIFTFFHDSIQDTVAILYGEATPTGFLKNCPSSCLHYLATHQKKDIESVIKRICHDDMKESLIDEDGQLEMCLYLIKEYPATLCKKDNHGNHCLHFVALSGNSESFKSIASLVLEGKSKTEKENFMKNLQTRDGTTVLHHACKTGKTDFCLYLIREYPQLLNQKDKIGHHCLHVIAKNGKVECFKAIEALVLKGRSKADMERFMETLTVETEFETVLHNAAVTGNTEMCLYLIKEYPKLAGQKSRNGDHFLHGIALSGNVDCFESVAAFVLNGKTKTEREQFLKTIINDEEETVLHHACNTLDCFRKETNMVITVFISLYKQAMQNALKQ